In Papaver somniferum cultivar HN1 chromosome 1, ASM357369v1, whole genome shotgun sequence, a genomic segment contains:
- the LOC113349508 gene encoding putative disease resistance protein At3g15700, translated as MPVLDLVSPVTEIFKCLLPPILLRIGYLIRHRRKIEKLGRKVDDLKNLRVDLQVRVDAARRNLESIRRVVQVWLERVDKEISKDETMERLMSGQALQVLNSQSCFSATTSCGSSRYVLGCKIERKTIIIEELLEEGKSFRDISDPNFDGIDFLPANPDFESFASRKVAINEVMAALKDQGTSLIGVYGMGGVGKTMLMNEISKQVQEEKIFDVVVMANVSQNVDLKKIQATIAEVLGLERIMKMEDRRARAAMLSARLMDEKSVLVILDDLWTQNLNLYDVGIPRGHQGCKVAITTRMRIQACNSWIVDKNIEVGVLTEDESWDLFKKNVGDSPDTQLELSRHIANECKGLPIALVTLGRALRNKDNLLWEDTALQLKNATFTYIEGTKMAFSIFASLSNCRLTLMMIRSSVFHEF; from the exons ATGCCGGTGCTCGATTTAGTTTCACCTGTTACTGAAattttcaagtgtctactgccTCCAATTCTTCTTCGAATTGGATACTTAATTCGGCATCGGAGAAAGATCGAAAAGCTTGGGAGAAAAGTAGACGATTTGAAGAATTTAAGAGTTGACTTGCAGGTTAGAGTTGATGCAGCCAGGAGGAATCTTGAATCGATTCGCAGAGTTGTGCAAGTCTGGCTTGAACGGGTAGACAAGGAAATTAGTAAAGATGAAACGATGGAGAGGCTAATGAGTGGTCAGGCTCTACAAGTTCTTAATTCTCAGTCTTGTTTCAGCGCCACTACTTCTTGCGGGAGCAGTCGTTATGTTCTTGGATGCAAAATCGAAAGGAAGACGATCATAATCGAAGAGCTTCTTGAAGAAGGTAAGAGTTTTCGCGATATTTCTGATCCAAATTTTGATGGTATAGATTTTCTTCCTGCAAATCCAGATTTTGAGTCATTTGCATCAAGAAAAGTTGCTATAAATGAAGTAATGGCCGCGTTAAAAGACCAAGGAACTAGTTTAATCGGTGTGTATGGAATGGGTGGAGTAGGAAAAACCATGCTAATGAATGAAATTAGCAAACAAGTGCAAGAAGAGAAGATTTTCGATGTGGTTGTTATGGCAAATGTGTCTCAAAATGTGGACCTGAAAAAGATACAAGCTACGATTGCGGAGGTCTTAGGGTTGGAAAGGATTATGAAAATGGAAGATAGAAGAGCACGAGCAGCAATGTTATCGGCTCGATTGATGGATGAAAAAAGTGTGTTGGTTATCTTGGATGATCTATGGACACAAAATCTTAATTTATATGATGTGGGTATTCCTCGTGGACACCAAGGGTGCAAAGTTGCTATCACTACAAGAATGCGCATACAAGCGTGTAACTCGTGGATCGTTGACAAGAATATCGAAGTTGGAGTCTTAACAGAAGACGAATCGTGGGATTTATTCAAGAAAAATGTAGGCGATTCTCCGGATACGCAATTAGAACTGTCAAGGCACATTGCAAATGAGTGCAAAGGTTTGCCAATAGCACTTGTTACACTTGGCAGGGcattgagaaacaaagacaaCTTGTTGTGGGAGGATACTGCTCTTCAACTGAAGAATGCCACCTTTACTTACATTGAAG GAACAAAAATGGCATTTTCAATCTTTGCCAGTTTGAGCAACTGCAGACTGACTCTTATGATGATTCGATCAAGCGTTTTTCATGAATTCTAG